One Chryseobacterium sp. StRB126 genomic region harbors:
- a CDS encoding heme-binding domain-containing protein, translating into MKTAKKIILWTLVTFALIQFFPIDRINQPVDSKVNFVQMKQAPEKVSTLLKNACYDCHSNETVYPKYAYVAPISWSVKSHVNDGRQRLNFSVWGTYNKELKENMLDRSIEALKHKTMPLPGYIVYHDKAKLTEAERTILIQYFEEMLKSKTY; encoded by the coding sequence ATGAAGACGGCAAAGAAAATAATCTTATGGACTCTGGTAACATTTGCTCTTATCCAGTTTTTCCCAATTGATAGAATAAATCAACCGGTTGATTCCAAAGTGAATTTTGTTCAGATGAAGCAAGCTCCTGAAAAGGTAAGCACGCTTCTTAAGAATGCCTGTTATGACTGTCATTCCAATGAAACGGTATATCCTAAATATGCGTATGTAGCACCTATTTCCTGGTCTGTAAAAAGCCATGTGAATGACGGACGCCAGCGTCTTAATTTTTCTGTTTGGGGAACCTATAATAAGGAATTAAAAGAGAATATGCTGGATAGGTCTATTGAAGCTCTTAAACATAAGACAATGCCACTACCTGGTTATATTGTTTATCATGACAAGGCTAAGCTTACAGAGGCAGAAAGAACCATACTTATTCAGTATTTTGAAGAAATGCTGAAATCTAAGACATACTAA
- a CDS encoding acyl-CoA thioesterase, giving the protein MAKIKTASESLTIMTNIVLPNETNSLRNLFGGELLAKMDRCASISAARHCERRVVTASVNHVSFNHPIPEGGVVVLESKVSRAFSTSMEVYVDVWSDDPINQKKIHTNSGIYTFVAVDEFNRPIPIPDMVPETEEEKERYAAAFRRKELSLILSGRMKPLESVELKKLFQEPEEPQTSKKDKK; this is encoded by the coding sequence ATGGCAAAAATAAAAACGGCGTCAGAATCCCTGACTATTATGACCAATATCGTTCTTCCGAACGAAACTAACTCTCTAAGAAACCTTTTTGGTGGTGAACTTTTAGCAAAAATGGACAGATGTGCTTCCATTTCTGCAGCAAGACACTGTGAAAGAAGAGTCGTAACAGCATCTGTGAACCACGTTTCATTCAATCATCCGATTCCTGAAGGTGGAGTTGTAGTGCTGGAATCTAAAGTTTCCAGAGCATTCTCAACTTCTATGGAGGTGTATGTGGATGTGTGGTCTGATGATCCTATCAATCAGAAAAAAATTCATACCAATTCTGGAATCTATACTTTCGTTGCGGTAGATGAATTTAACCGCCCGATTCCAATTCCTGATATGGTTCCGGAAACAGAAGAAGAAAAAGAAAGATATGCAGCAGCATTCCGCAGAAAAGAACTTTCTCTAATCCTTTCCGGAAGAATGAAACCTTTGGAATCTGTAGAGCTTAAGAAATTATTCCAGGAACCGGAGGAGCCACAAACCTCTAAGAAAGATAAAAAATAA
- a CDS encoding WG repeat-containing protein — protein MKNILNVLCVFISISVFSQTKSVKKPVIKNGAKTTVKKERNVVAKHNPDLVVINKDLPLLIPKKKGDSFGYVNQNGKYIIQPEYHIAVFFYEDCNLLNSPNEKVRKYGSKNYATVEKNMISYRVDHSGKRVYQFKDSDLGKCKFEEYKQQLFQAYVLNGFYGIIEKSKFVNAADYRQYQIYPQYQYLYIMEGDDVADPMIVASNNDKFGVIDVNNKVIIPFEYSNIKRNFSWKLGKMFEVTKDGQNYYYIDANNKTY, from the coding sequence ATGAAAAATATCCTGAATGTTTTGTGCGTTTTTATTTCGATTTCTGTTTTCTCTCAGACCAAATCGGTGAAGAAACCTGTGATTAAAAATGGGGCGAAAACTACCGTGAAGAAAGAGAGAAATGTCGTAGCCAAGCATAATCCGGATCTGGTCGTGATTAATAAAGACCTTCCCCTTCTGATTCCCAAAAAGAAAGGAGATAGTTTCGGGTATGTCAATCAAAACGGGAAATATATAATTCAGCCGGAGTATCATATTGCCGTATTCTTCTATGAAGACTGTAATCTGCTTAATTCTCCTAATGAAAAAGTGAGAAAATATGGGTCGAAAAATTATGCAACAGTAGAAAAGAACATGATTTCTTACCGTGTAGACCATTCAGGGAAAAGAGTATATCAGTTTAAAGATTCCGATCTTGGAAAATGTAAGTTTGAAGAGTACAAACAACAGCTTTTCCAGGCCTATGTTCTCAATGGCTTCTATGGAATCATTGAAAAATCAAAATTCGTTAACGCTGCAGATTATCGCCAATACCAGATCTATCCGCAATATCAGTATCTCTATATTATGGAAGGTGATGATGTTGCTGATCCGATGATTGTTGCTTCAAATAATGATAAATTTGGGGTTATTGATGTCAATAATAAAGTTATTATTCCTTTCGAATATTCCAATATTAAAAGAAACTTCAGCTGGAAGCTTGGGAAAATGTTCGAAGTGACCAAAGATGGACAAAACTATTATTACATTGATGCAAATAACAAAACATACTAA
- a CDS encoding TonB-dependent receptor, with amino-acid sequence MKGLFFLGLTVGSAAFIQAQNTDSLKIREIEAVSFTKRLPVAKEIINVQKDLDGKNLGQDLPVLLKNQTSIISTSDAGNGVGYTGFRIRGVSGTAINVMMNGVPYNDSESQGTFFVNVPDLTSSASQIVIQRGVGTSNNGVSAFGASINVISKEPEEKFYFKTDDSYGSFNTYKYSAEVGSGKFWKNRLSVMGRYTNIHSDGYIDRASSDLHSYNFTALFEEGKTKLRLMAFGGKEKTYQAWNGISRDTWETNPRFNNSGAIKDANGNIAGFYDNETDNYRQNHYQLLWEQKFNDRWSLETTFHYTKGKGYYENYKQASSFSKYHLPNIIEGGQTITKSDFIRKKWLDNDFYGVVSTLYGKFENLDLNFGAVANQYYGKHFGNVTGVFYPQINESEYYRNRSIKNEVSGFAKALYRMDNFEFFGDLQLRSINYNTKIIMAGDDDGADLDKSWLFFNPKAGVNYKINDGKIFLSYAHAQREPNRADIMANNDVKPEKLHDFEAGFEKQFGFLSLTANIYYMYYVNQLVLNGQLNSVGAFIRTNSGKSYRRGVEVGALAKLSKQWEVSGNLTVSQNRNQDFNIEVGNSPVSLGNTQISFSPNMIANLGVRFNPNKNFQFALMNQYVGKQYLDNTEDKNLELKDYLLTDFNAQYQFKIGHNDIALKLLVNNLFNKKYVNNGSVNEDGSPLYFAQAGTNFMFGISWKIQ; translated from the coding sequence ATGAAAGGATTATTTTTTTTAGGGCTTACTGTAGGCTCTGCAGCCTTTATTCAGGCTCAAAACACAGATTCTCTGAAGATCAGAGAGATAGAAGCGGTAAGCTTTACGAAAAGACTTCCTGTTGCTAAGGAAATTATCAATGTTCAGAAAGATTTAGACGGTAAAAATTTAGGACAGGATCTTCCTGTCCTCTTGAAAAATCAAACTTCAATCATTTCCACTTCAGATGCCGGAAATGGTGTAGGATATACAGGTTTTAGAATTCGTGGAGTTTCCGGAACGGCTATCAACGTGATGATGAACGGAGTTCCTTATAATGATTCTGAAAGCCAGGGGACCTTTTTTGTGAATGTTCCGGATTTGACGAGTTCTGCCTCCCAGATTGTGATTCAGAGAGGAGTAGGAACTTCCAATAACGGGGTTTCTGCCTTTGGTGCAAGTATCAATGTGATTTCAAAGGAACCGGAAGAGAAGTTTTATTTTAAAACCGATGATAGCTACGGTTCTTTCAATACCTATAAATATTCAGCTGAGGTAGGTTCCGGAAAATTCTGGAAAAATCGTCTTTCTGTAATGGGGAGATACACCAATATCCATTCGGATGGATATATAGACAGAGCTTCTTCTGATCTGCATTCTTACAACTTTACAGCTTTGTTTGAGGAAGGAAAAACCAAATTGCGTTTAATGGCTTTTGGGGGAAAAGAAAAAACCTATCAGGCATGGAACGGGATCAGCAGGGATACATGGGAGACAAACCCAAGATTCAACAATTCTGGTGCAATTAAGGATGCCAATGGGAATATTGCAGGTTTCTATGATAACGAAACAGATAATTACAGACAAAACCATTATCAGTTGCTTTGGGAACAGAAATTCAATGACCGATGGAGCCTTGAAACCACTTTCCATTATACAAAAGGAAAAGGATATTACGAAAATTACAAACAGGCAAGTTCTTTCTCGAAATATCATCTTCCTAACATTATTGAAGGCGGACAAACCATTACAAAATCTGATTTCATCAGAAAAAAATGGTTGGATAATGATTTCTACGGAGTAGTTTCTACCCTTTATGGGAAGTTTGAAAACCTGGATTTAAATTTTGGAGCTGTAGCCAATCAGTACTATGGAAAACATTTCGGAAATGTTACCGGCGTGTTCTATCCTCAGATCAATGAAAGTGAATACTACAGAAACCGTTCAATAAAGAATGAAGTCTCTGGTTTTGCAAAGGCTCTATACAGAATGGATAATTTTGAATTTTTTGGTGATTTACAGCTTAGAAGCATCAATTACAATACAAAGATCATTATGGCAGGAGATGATGATGGAGCTGATCTGGACAAAAGCTGGCTGTTCTTTAATCCAAAAGCGGGTGTGAATTATAAAATTAATGACGGGAAAATATTCCTGTCTTATGCGCATGCTCAAAGAGAACCTAACAGGGCTGATATTATGGCTAATAATGATGTGAAGCCTGAAAAACTTCATGATTTTGAAGCCGGATTTGAAAAACAATTTGGGTTTTTATCTTTAACGGCGAATATTTATTACATGTATTATGTTAATCAATTGGTTTTGAATGGTCAGCTTAACAGTGTTGGAGCGTTTATCAGAACCAATTCAGGGAAAAGTTACAGACGTGGAGTAGAGGTTGGCGCTTTGGCAAAACTTTCAAAGCAATGGGAAGTTTCCGGAAACCTAACTGTAAGCCAGAACCGAAATCAGGATTTTAATATAGAAGTTGGAAACTCTCCGGTAAGTTTGGGGAACACTCAAATCTCGTTTTCTCCAAATATGATTGCTAATTTAGGAGTAAGGTTTAATCCCAATAAAAATTTCCAGTTTGCTTTAATGAATCAATATGTTGGAAAACAATACTTGGATAACACGGAAGATAAGAACTTGGAGCTTAAAGACTACTTACTGACAGATTTTAATGCACAGTATCAGTTCAAGATTGGTCACAATGATATCGCTTTAAAACTATTGGTGAATAATCTGTTCAATAAAAAATACGTGAATAATGGCTCTGTTAATGAAGATGGCAGTCCATTATACTTTGCGCAGGCAGGAACGAATTTTATGTTTGGAATCAGTTGGAAAATTCAATAA
- a CDS encoding serine hydrolase domain-containing protein codes for MKMRNLVLAVTVVLSLFSCKNKSESKAASAENTTNLPNYGSVDLTHVFTKEDGLLSNKESITGYIDQYYKKIWEGGDLSGGILVAKGDEILYENYRGFGREGNQMPIDKNTPLHVASVSKTLTAMAMMKLVEAGKIKLTDHLTQFFPGFPYPNVTVQTLLDQRSGLPKYEYFITKIQPAPAELSKQFITNQDVLNMIIKYKPDLARDTDTGFMYCNTNFALLALLIEKVTKTPFPQAMKEMVFTPLKMTNTYIFQEKDIPTASQSFYYGANKLYPLDRLDLIYGDKNVYTTPRDLYNFSKAMFSKDFLKPDLMQMVFTPYSNEKAGMNNYGLGFRMKIFDNGEKLTYHNGWWHGTNSVFAHLLKSKVTIVAIGNKYSGKVYTALALSGLFENFPLQQEKLQTVMNGSKDSLNSGHEVFGE; via the coding sequence ATGAAGATGCGTAATTTAGTACTTGCTGTAACGGTTGTTTTATCCCTTTTTTCCTGTAAAAATAAATCTGAATCCAAAGCGGCTTCAGCTGAAAATACAACCAACCTTCCCAATTACGGAAGTGTTGACCTAACCCATGTTTTTACCAAAGAAGACGGGCTGCTTTCCAATAAAGAATCTATAACCGGTTATATTGACCAGTATTATAAAAAAATATGGGAAGGTGGTGATCTTAGTGGCGGAATTTTAGTAGCAAAAGGCGATGAGATTTTATACGAAAACTACAGAGGTTTCGGAAGAGAAGGCAATCAGATGCCAATTGATAAAAATACACCATTACACGTGGCTTCGGTTTCAAAAACATTAACAGCAATGGCTATGATGAAGCTGGTAGAAGCCGGGAAAATAAAACTTACGGATCATCTTACCCAGTTTTTCCCTGGTTTTCCTTACCCAAATGTAACCGTTCAGACTTTACTGGATCAAAGAAGCGGACTGCCAAAATACGAATACTTTATTACTAAAATACAACCTGCTCCGGCAGAACTTTCCAAGCAGTTTATTACCAATCAGGATGTATTGAATATGATTATCAAATATAAACCGGATCTGGCAAGAGATACCGATACCGGATTTATGTATTGCAATACCAATTTTGCTTTATTGGCTTTATTGATTGAAAAAGTAACCAAAACTCCTTTTCCTCAAGCAATGAAAGAGATGGTTTTCACACCATTGAAAATGACTAATACTTACATTTTCCAGGAAAAAGATATTCCAACAGCTTCACAGTCTTTCTATTACGGTGCTAATAAGTTATATCCTTTAGACCGTCTGGATTTGATCTATGGAGATAAAAACGTTTATACTACCCCAAGAGATTTATATAACTTCTCAAAAGCAATGTTCTCAAAAGATTTCCTGAAGCCGGATCTGATGCAGATGGTATTTACGCCTTACAGCAACGAAAAAGCAGGAATGAACAATTATGGGCTTGGCTTTAGAATGAAAATCTTTGATAACGGTGAAAAATTAACCTATCACAATGGATGGTGGCACGGAACCAATTCTGTATTTGCCCATCTTTTAAAATCTAAAGTGACTATTGTGGCCATCGGAAACAAATATTCAGGTAAAGTTTATACAGCCCTTGCATTGTCCGGATTATTTGAAAATTTCCCTTTACAGCAGGAAAAACTCCAGACCGTAATGAACGGTAGCAAAGATAGTTTGAATAGCGGACATGAAGTTTTTGGAGAATAA
- a CDS encoding GxxExxY protein, with the protein MDISENDISRLVYEAGYQVHEVLGPGLLESAYEECLFYELNKHDILVERQKPMPLVYEEVKLDVGYRLGFLIEKKFVLEIKSIESLNDIHLAQILTYLRLSNCRLGMLINFNTLQFKNGVKRVINGTL; encoded by the coding sequence GTGGACATTTCAGAAAATGATATCTCAAGACTTGTTTACGAAGCAGGTTATCAGGTTCATGAAGTTTTAGGTCCGGGACTTTTGGAAAGTGCCTATGAAGAATGCCTATTCTATGAATTGAATAAACATGATATTCTTGTTGAAAGGCAAAAACCAATGCCATTGGTATATGAAGAAGTGAAGCTAGATGTTGGTTACAGGCTTGGTTTTTTGATTGAGAAAAAGTTTGTGTTAGAAATTAAATCTATAGAATCATTGAACGATATCCATTTGGCTCAAATACTTACCTATCTTAGATTAAGTAACTGTAGACTTGGAATGTTAATTAACTTTAACACGCTCCAGTTTAAAAACGGAGTGAAAAGAGTTATTAACGGCACTTTATAA
- a CDS encoding 2-hydroxyacid dehydrogenase, producing MKILLLDKNHPLITEQLLAKNFILEENFTSTYDELCDKIKNYDGIIIRSRIPLDKNFLEQAHNLKFIARVGAGMENIDIPVAEKLGIQLINSPEGNRDSVAEHVVGMLLVLMNRLFIASQEVKNGIWKREENRGDELLGKTVGLIGYGNMGKATAKRLSGFGCKVIFHDILPGLSDEFATQVTLDELKQSAEVLSLHIPLTSETHYLIDEAFMAEMKNNFYFVNTARGKNVKTKSLVEALKSGKVKAACLDVLEYEKSSFEHLETDNDDLKYLLESEKVIVTPHIGGWTHQSKEKLAQVIVDKIVEKFAR from the coding sequence ATGAAAATTCTCCTTTTAGATAAAAACCATCCTCTTATCACCGAGCAGCTTTTAGCCAAAAACTTTATATTGGAAGAAAACTTTACCTCTACTTATGATGAGCTTTGTGATAAAATTAAAAATTATGATGGTATCATTATAAGAAGCCGTATTCCTTTAGATAAGAACTTTCTTGAGCAGGCACACAATCTGAAATTCATTGCGAGAGTAGGAGCAGGAATGGAAAATATCGATATTCCTGTAGCTGAAAAATTAGGTATTCAACTAATCAACTCTCCGGAAGGAAACAGAGATTCAGTCGCAGAACATGTTGTTGGAATGCTGTTGGTACTGATGAACAGACTTTTCATTGCTTCTCAGGAAGTAAAGAACGGAATCTGGAAGCGTGAAGAAAACCGAGGTGATGAATTGCTTGGTAAAACCGTTGGATTAATCGGATACGGAAATATGGGGAAAGCTACAGCTAAAAGACTTTCTGGCTTTGGGTGCAAAGTAATCTTCCATGATATTCTTCCCGGGCTTTCTGATGAATTTGCCACCCAGGTTACTTTGGACGAACTGAAGCAGTCTGCAGAAGTGTTGAGTCTTCATATTCCTCTGACTTCTGAAACCCATTATCTTATTGATGAAGCATTCATGGCTGAGATGAAAAATAACTTCTATTTTGTGAATACAGCAAGAGGAAAAAATGTAAAAACTAAAAGTTTAGTAGAAGCATTGAAATCAGGGAAGGTAAAAGCTGCCTGTCTAGATGTATTGGAGTACGAGAAGTCTTCTTTTGAGCATCTGGAAACGGATAATGATGATTTGAAATATCTTTTAGAATCAGAAAAAGTTATAGTTACCCCTCATATTGGAGGCTGGACTCATCAGAGTAAAGAAAAACTTGCTCAGGTAATTGTAGATAAAATTGTGGAGAAATTTGCAAGGTAA
- a CDS encoding BspA family leucine-rich repeat surface protein — MLKKIYYFSFLFLVINALNAQSPLILKFLVSDASNPKIKLNTQGVYNYSYVKTNNSAITGNGTGNTGLTEISVPSIGTYNVSITPTGTFRLNSGLDADKIVELTQWGQITWNTNLSGMFLGYANIQITATDIPDFSAVTNLSSFFSGCTNLSIVNNINNWNVGNVTNMSSLFFNAKAFNKPIGNWNTSKVTDMSQMFFYADTFNQNIGNWNVSNVTNMSSMFNRAKAFNQNINNWNVSNVQNMSMMFEASQSFNQPLNNWNTSNVTNMAQMFSYPSFNQDISSWDVSNVTNMSHMFWSNSSFNKNLGNWTLSPIVNLTEIFGYSGLDCENYGATLKGWAENPNSPLGRLVGAVGRIYGNGGQIYRNQLINDKGWTFVGDSFSPNCSEPSLHVEEIKSGKTKLLLYPNPASEKIFIKSEYVTKSVQVLDASGKTLIKAGETNQLDLRHIPTGIYFIKIATADGFESIHKLIKK; from the coding sequence ATGTTGAAAAAAATTTACTATTTCTCTTTCCTATTTTTGGTTATTAATGCTCTAAATGCACAGTCTCCACTTATATTAAAATTTTTGGTAAGCGATGCTAGCAACCCAAAAATAAAATTAAACACTCAAGGGGTCTACAACTATTCATATGTAAAGACCAACAATTCTGCTATTACAGGCAATGGAACAGGAAACACGGGTTTAACAGAGATAAGCGTTCCCTCAATAGGAACATATAATGTTTCAATCACGCCTACTGGTACATTTAGACTTAACTCTGGACTTGATGCAGATAAAATTGTAGAACTAACACAATGGGGGCAAATTACCTGGAATACTAATTTATCAGGAATGTTTTTGGGATATGCAAATATTCAAATTACGGCAACAGATATTCCTGATTTTTCAGCCGTTACTAACCTCAGCTCATTCTTTTCAGGCTGTACAAACTTATCAATTGTAAATAATATTAATAATTGGAATGTTGGTAACGTGACTAATATGAGCAGTTTATTTTTTAATGCTAAAGCTTTTAATAAGCCAATTGGTAATTGGAATACATCAAAAGTTACAGACATGAGCCAGATGTTTTTTTATGCTGACACCTTCAATCAGAATATTGGCAATTGGAATGTTTCCAATGTAACTAATATGAGTTCCATGTTTAATCGTGCTAAAGCATTCAATCAGAATATTAATAATTGGAATGTTTCCAATGTTCAGAATATGTCAATGATGTTCGAGGCATCTCAGTCGTTTAACCAACCATTAAACAACTGGAATACTTCAAATGTCACAAATATGGCTCAGATGTTTTCTTATCCAAGTTTTAACCAGGACATTTCCTCTTGGGATGTTTCTAATGTTACAAATATGTCTCACATGTTTTGGTCTAACAGTAGTTTTAATAAGAATTTAGGCAATTGGACACTTTCTCCAATAGTCAATTTAACAGAGATTTTTGGTTATAGTGGTTTAGATTGTGAAAATTATGGGGCAACATTAAAAGGCTGGGCTGAAAATCCTAATTCTCCACTTGGGCGACTTGTTGGAGCAGTTGGAAGGATTTATGGCAACGGTGGCCAAATATACCGTAATCAATTAATTAATGATAAGGGCTGGACATTTGTTGGAGACAGTTTTTCTCCAAACTGCTCGGAGCCTTCTTTACATGTTGAAGAAATAAAATCAGGCAAAACAAAATTACTACTGTACCCAAATCCTGCCTCAGAAAAGATCTTTATAAAATCAGAATATGTAACCAAATCGGTACAAGTTTTAGATGCTTCAGGAAAAACATTGATTAAAGCTGGAGAAACAAATCAATTAGACCTGCGACATATTCCTACTGGAATCTATTTTATTAAGATTGCAACAGCCGACGGATTTGAGAGTATACACAAACTCATAAAAAAATAA
- a CDS encoding Ig-like domain-containing protein — protein sequence MKRFLLLFVICFLVHSCARVGSPVGGPKDTLAPKFLSSNIDTTRINVKRDIRELRLDFDEYVTLKDINKNLIISPPIKNIKRILPSNIANKFVLIQWTDTLQANTTYNFNFGNSIADNNESNILRYFNFAFSTGDKLDDLYVSGEVKDAMQIKKKTGTNENKLVVGLYQVKDTMNYKQKPYYITKVDDDGYYELNYLSPGKYKIIAFEDENGNSVYDPGKEKIGFKKEVIDVEKSISGLNLSVYPSKKPLKYLEMKEIAGGVLMTFEGHPDEVKVQSLNDKLKDIKVTHTPKSDSVRIWFDAVKNNIGQETNEKLLFSHNIGPKKDTVYSVSLFYKYNKKNVMDVFSDNGGGSLAPKSDFKISSNYFIDKIDASKWKLAAKGDSLSTLPFTAKISETNPYQIQVNSDFVSGKDYQLTIPKETVSSFYAKNSQSKRFDFTVDKIDQIGSLEFTLSNAPASNYWIQLLDSSDKVVYQKYTKGDKVKFDFLKPEEYVVRILVDNNNDKYWGEADFSTETFAEDAYIFYKKALIKALWETREEWDLKDTRTLDNPRGATAPPAPVTPPASEEKGKAVIQESKKELKSENAVITPVK from the coding sequence ATGAAAAGGTTTCTTTTATTATTCGTTATCTGTTTTCTTGTACACTCTTGTGCAAGGGTTGGATCTCCTGTTGGTGGTCCAAAAGACACACTGGCCCCAAAGTTTTTAAGTTCAAATATTGATACAACAAGAATCAACGTCAAAAGAGATATCCGGGAACTCCGTCTGGATTTTGATGAATACGTGACCTTAAAGGATATCAATAAAAACCTTATCATTTCTCCGCCTATCAAGAATATCAAGAGAATTTTGCCATCGAATATTGCGAATAAATTTGTTCTTATCCAATGGACGGATACACTTCAGGCCAATACCACGTATAATTTCAACTTTGGTAATTCTATTGCGGATAATAATGAGTCTAATATTCTTCGCTATTTTAATTTCGCGTTTTCTACAGGAGATAAGCTGGATGATCTGTACGTGAGTGGTGAAGTAAAAGATGCCATGCAGATTAAGAAGAAAACCGGTACTAATGAAAATAAGCTGGTAGTTGGATTGTATCAGGTAAAAGATACCATGAATTACAAGCAAAAGCCATATTATATTACCAAGGTAGATGATGACGGATATTATGAGCTTAATTACCTTTCTCCGGGAAAATATAAAATCATTGCTTTCGAAGATGAAAATGGAAACTCTGTGTATGATCCTGGAAAAGAAAAAATAGGATTTAAAAAAGAAGTTATTGATGTTGAAAAATCAATTTCGGGCTTAAATTTAAGTGTTTATCCATCAAAGAAGCCTTTGAAATATTTAGAGATGAAGGAGATTGCCGGTGGAGTTCTTATGACATTTGAAGGACATCCCGATGAGGTGAAAGTTCAGTCACTCAATGATAAGCTTAAAGATATTAAAGTAACACACACGCCGAAATCAGATTCCGTTAGAATCTGGTTTGATGCAGTTAAAAATAATATAGGACAGGAAACCAATGAAAAATTGTTGTTTAGCCACAATATTGGACCTAAAAAAGATACGGTGTATTCAGTTTCTCTATTCTATAAATACAATAAGAAAAATGTAATGGATGTTTTCAGTGATAATGGGGGTGGTTCATTGGCCCCAAAATCTGATTTTAAAATTTCATCCAATTACTTTATAGATAAAATTGATGCTTCAAAGTGGAAACTTGCTGCTAAAGGAGATTCTTTGAGTACTCTGCCATTTACGGCTAAAATTTCAGAGACCAATCCTTACCAGATTCAGGTGAATTCTGACTTTGTCAGCGGGAAAGATTATCAGCTTACAATTCCTAAAGAAACAGTTTCTTCTTTCTATGCAAAGAACTCCCAATCTAAACGTTTTGACTTTACTGTTGATAAAATAGATCAGATTGGCAGCCTGGAATTTACGTTGTCCAATGCACCTGCATCGAACTATTGGATTCAGCTGCTGGATTCTTCAGACAAGGTAGTGTATCAAAAATATACCAAAGGAGATAAAGTAAAATTTGATTTCCTGAAACCTGAGGAGTACGTTGTTAGAATACTAGTGGATAATAATAACGACAAGTATTGGGGGGAAGCGGATTTCTCTACCGAAACCTTCGCAGAAGATGCCTATATTTTCTATAAAAAAGCTTTGATAAAGGCATTATGGGAAACAAGAGAAGAATGGGATCTTAAAGATACCAGAACACTAGATAATCCTAGAGGAGCTACAGCACCTCCGGCACCCGTTACACCTCCGGCGTCAGAAGAAAAAGGAAAAGCTGTAATACAGGAAAGTAAAAAAGAGCTAAAGTCTGAAAACGCAGTGATAACTCCAGTAAAATAG